TCCCGCAGATGCCGAAACGGCCACGCTACCGTCGGAGTATAACAACGGACTGATTACCGTGAAGGTCGCACTAAAATTGAATTCGCCACCGTTGCCGGACGGACCAGACAATTGCGGTCCTCCGTCGTTCACTGGGTAATAAATGCCCGGCGACGATCGCGGCGCACTTACTAGTGTCCCTTCGGTAAACAACGAATCCGGGCCCGTAGTAATCGGAAAGGTGCCGAAAAACACATTGCTGGGGCCGTTCGGCGTGGGTGGCGTTGTTTTCGACGCCGGATAATCCAAGCTCGGTTCTGCCGATCCAATCGTGAATCCGATTGGTACGCCGCCTGCATCGTTTTCAATCAGCATATACCCATGTGCCCACACTCGGTCGGCTGCCCACGCAACCGATAAAGCCAAAACCACAAAAGTGGATAATCTCATATTTTCAAAACTCCAAACTAAGTTTTTATACACCAAGCTTTGTCAAATGATCGCGAAAACTCCGCAGCGCCAAGCTCAGTTGCTCAAAGGCCGCGCAAAGTTTGTCGGATGCCCGTTCAAATAGTTCTGAATGTCTTGCTGGACCCAACTACTGAACATCGGCAGTGAAACCGTCTCCGCGTGTCCATCAGCGTACAAGTAATTGGCGCAGTCCGAATGCTGCGCGGGATTGACCTCTCCCGTTATCACATTCCAGACTCTGCCGCGAACAATATCACTTGGTGCGTACCAAGTGGACGTGTGAACATGGTCGTCCGTCGCCGCACGGCCGGTGTCCGCCCCTTCGAACAAAATTATCACCGAGTGCGAGCTCAGCATTTCATTGATATTGAGCACCGCGTGGCCGTCGGGCGTCGGATACGACACATACTCATTGATCACATAGCTTGTGCCTGGCGAACCGCTGGCATCGGCCTCCACGCGTTGTGTTCCCAGCGGATCTTCTGGGCAAAGCCGCATGTTATCCACGTTTTCCAAATAAGGCGCCAACGTAAGAATCCATGACAGCGTATTGTCAGAGTGATAAGTGTTCGTGGGATCCCCGTGATATGTCCACGGAAAGTGCCCGCGATGAACTCCGACATACTGCATGAGACCAAGACCGATTTGGTGCAGGTTGCTTAAACATTGCAGTCGCCTGGCCGCAGCCCGGGCGCGCTGCATCGCCGGCAGCAGCAGCGCAATCAGCAAGCCGACAATGGCTATCACGACCAACAATTCGACTAATGTAAAACCATTCCGATAGCGCATGGCAAAGCCTCCCTTGGCGCAGACCACAAAATAAGTCGCCATAAATGAAAGCGATACAAAAACGGTCCCTGAGAAGCGGATCGCGTGAGCTAGCGCAGCTTAACGATTAGCTCCAGCCATTTGGCCGAGCCGTGCGTAGCTACGCCGATCAAATTAGGCCGCTCAACGGAGAATGAAACGCCACAAACAATCGCGGCGGCGGGACATCGGGTGGGAAAGAAATCGACGAGACAGCCGCTGTTGGAAGAGCAACCCACTCAACAGCATCGTTGGAGAAGGGGAAAGTAAAAATCGGTGGCGGTGGATAGGAAGTGCTCAGACCCTGCCAGTTATCGCCAGCACCGTGACATTTGAGCGCTTCGATGAGCAGCACGCCTGGCACGCGATTTACTTCATAACATGCGGTACTCACCTTAGGTTGTTGCGGCCAATATGCGGCCCATTCAATGCCTTGAGCACGGGCAGCCGCCAACGCGTAATCGGGCGGAGTAACATGATTTTCTCGAGCCCATATCAACCGTTCTTCCAATGACTTACAGCAGCAACATCGCCAACATTGCTCGGCAGACTGGCAGCCACAGTGATGATTCATGCAAGGAAAGGGTTCCCTGCGAGATTTGCTCGCCGGCGACGTTGGCAGTGGAATGCCTAACGACAAAATCGAATAAGAAAGGATAATCGTCCACCGAGAAGCCGCTTGTATCCGGCTGGTTTGCGGACAAAACCAATCACGTTTTCGGAACCGAACCCAGAAAGTGTGGGCCGAAACGCGTGACATGTCTAAAAAACCTCTCGTCGTGCAAAATACGACAATGCGTCATAAAATACAATCCCCGTGCTTCATCACCGAATTGGCTGGAACATGCGAACACTCGCCGTGGACGAATTGCGAGGTCTCAGCTAACCTAATGCATAATGGCATTATGCCCTGTAAAAATCTCAAAGGAGATTCAATGCGTAGCGACCTTTCTCGCCGCGAGTTTAACAAATTGACTACCGCTGCACTGAGCGGCATGGCGGTTGGCACATGGGCAGGTTGTTCGTCAAATACTAGCACCGCAAAGGCCGCGGCCGACATCCATTCCTGCCGTGGCCTAAACGATTGCAAAGGCCAAGGGGCTGATGGAAAGAACACCTGTGCCGGAGAGGGTACTTGCTCCACCGCCAAAGCACACGATTGCGGCCATCAGAATGACTGCAAACACCAGGGTGGTTGTGGAGAGACGCCCGGCGAAAACGATTGTAAGCAAAAAGGAAATTGCTCCGTTCCCATGCAGGGTGATATGTGGCAAAAGGCCCGCACTCGATTTGAACAACGGATGAATCAACGAGGCAAAGTAATTGGCACCGCGCCGCCGACTAAAGAAGCCTGAATTGCCTACGAACTACTGCGCTTTCCCTTGCAGCGTGCCACGTTGCCGGAATTTATGCTTAAGGATTCCGTCAATACAGCATCAACGTGGCACGCTTGCGGATAAACTGCCCCCTGAGAACACGGCCTGCGGGGTTGATCTCTTCTCGATCGTCCTTCAAAATCCAAAACGAATGCCGAAATGCCGTCCGGTGAGTGAAACAAAACCCGTTGGCGGAGCAACTACAATAGGAGGTGCACTGACAACCGGCAGAGTAGCAATCACCGTGGGTGCAGCGACCACCTGTGGGTAGTAAACAACTTCGGGTCGAACAACTCTCACAGGCGGATAGCAATGGTCGACCACCACATGATGGTGATGATCCCAACCGACAACTTGTACAGGCGTTCCGGCTTGGGCTGCACTTCCTCCGGCAACTGTCAAGCTACCAACTGCGGCAGCGATCAATAGAAAGCGTCTCATGGTTCGACTCCTCTTCTGGAATTATGAATGGTCAAAGGTGATACGGCCTTGTTTTGTTTTTCAAAAATCATTCGTAAAACCAATAGTGTGACATTGCACCAGGCATGCCAAAACATTGAAAATGCAGCAAACCCTTAGGAATACGAGAATGCGCGTCACAGTTTGAAAGATTTGCCGATAGCAGTTGAATTATCTGCCATCGGTATGACAACATTTCTGTTGCTTGCTTGACTACGCTGTTTCTGAGCCATTTACCATACAAATGAAGTCTGTGAATAAACATCAAACAACACCGAATACCGATCCAGCCAAGACCCAAAAAACCGTGCTGGCGATACTGACTGTAGCGCTTTTGGGTTGGGGGATATACCATGCAGTCGGCGCTTACTTTGGTGGCTTTGGCGGTGAAAACCTACAACACGATTTTCGTCGGTCACTCGTGGTTTTAGCATGCATGGTCGTTTTTCTCAGTATCTGGTGGGCCTTATTACTCCTGCAGAAACCTCGTAACTCCCGAACCGAACGCCCGCATTCGACGAAGAACTTGTAGTCGCCGGAGCAAAAAGCTAATGACCAAGGGAACTGAGGCCGCACCTGGTAGCCAGTCCATAACCGGTCTTTCGATCGGCGCATATATCATTCGCCGGCTGCAAGATTACGGTGTGCGGCACGTCTTCGGAATTCCCGGAGATTATGTGCTGGGTTTTTATAAAATGCTCAGCGAGAGTCCCATTCAAACACTTAATTGCACTCGCGAAGATTGTGCCGGCTTCGCTGCTGACGCCTATGCTCGGGTGAACGGCATGGGTGCGGTGTGCGTGACCTACTGCGTGGGTGGTTTGAGCCTGTGCAATTCCATCGCTGGCGCTTACGCTGAAAAATCGCCGGTGGTGGTAATTAGCGGAGCTCCAGGGTTGGGAGAGCGGATCAATAATCCGCTACTGCACCATAAAGTTCGTGATTTCCACACTCAATCCGAAGTCTTTGAAAAGTTGTGCATCGCCGGCGCGGAATTGGACGACACAAACGAAGCATTTCGGGAAATTGATCGCGTACTCGATGCCGCCGCACGCCACAAGCGCCCCGTCTATTTGGAATTGCCGCGCGATATGGTCGGCGTAGTGCCGGAAAAGCCACATCAATTCCGCCAGGCCGAAGCGGTTAGCAATCAAGAAGCGTTGAACGAATCGGTCGAAGAGGCAGTAAGCTGGATTTCCAGTTGCCGCAAGGCAGTGATTATCGCTGGGGTAGAAATTCACCGCTTCGGGTTACAAGACGACGTTCTGGCACTGGCCGAAAAATCGAATATTGCTGTTGCGGCCACCATGTTGGGTAAAAGTGTCGTCAGCGAAGTTCATCCTCTGTATGTGGGCCTGTATGAAGGAGCGTTGGGTCGCGAAGAAGTCACTCGCTTCGTCGAAGAAAGTGATTGCGTAATCCTGCTGGGCACGTTCATGACCGACATCAATCTCGGTATTTACACGGCGAATTTGAATCCGGCGAAGTGCGTTTACGCCACGAGCGAGCAGCTACGGATACGACATCATCATTTTCATGGCGTGCAGTTGGGCGATTTTATTCGTGCGCTGGCAGCCCGCCACCCCACTCCACCGCAACGCGTTCTGCCTCCAAATCCTAAATTAAATAGTGAACATTTCTCCGTTCGCGTCGATGCGCCGATAACCATTCGCCGCTTGACTGAGCGGTTGAACCAGATGCTCAACGACCAAACGGTCGTGATTGCCGATATCGGCGATTCGCTCTTCGCCGCTACGGAACTGATTGTGCGGGAACGAACCGAATTCATCTCGCCGGCTTATTACACGTCGATGGGTTTTGCCGTGCCGGCGGCACTGGGCGTGCATGTGGCACGCGCTGATCGGCGTGCCGTCGTGATTGTAGGAGATGGTGCATTCCAGATGACTGGCATGGAGCTTTCCACGTTGGTGCGATATCGTTTTCCGACGATCATTGTTTTGCTCGATAACGGCGGCTACGGCACGGAGCGGTTTCTGCATCCACAATGTAATTTCAATGACGTCCACCCCTGGCGCTACCATAAGTTGCCCGAAGCGCTGGGAGGAGGCACAGGTTACGAAGTCCGGACAGAAGGGGAATTGGACGAGGCATTGAAGCGCGCCTGGGCTGACACGAGCGGCCCTAGCTTGATTCAAGTTCACATCGATACCGGCGACATTAGCACGGCGCTGCGACGTCTTTCGGAACGGTTGAGTAAACGAGTATGACCTTGAGCTAGGGTTCATGCTGGGTTCCATAATCTCTGTTAGCCAACTTTTCTGTGTCTCTCAAGTCTCCCGAAGCGCCAAAAACCGCTCGTACGCTTCTTTCCACGCGGCAGCATTTTGCAGTTGGTATTCTTCCACTTGAAAACTTCTGCGCACAATTTCCCGCGCTTGTGCAATCGAGCCAATTTCGCTAGCGGCAACCGCCTGCATTAGCGCGTTGCCAATGGCTGTTGCTTCTACTGGCCCTGCCACCACGCGGCGCTGACAAGCATCGGCTGTCATCTGGCAGAGCTGCCGGTTTTGAGTGCCGCCGCCAACAATGTGAATCGTTTCAATTCGCCCGCCAATCAATTGCTCCAACGATTCCAACGTGCCGCGATATAGCAAAGCCAGGCTTTCCAGCGCACAGCGAATAACGGCGCCCTCGTCCGCCGGCGCAGTTTGTCCGGTCCGTTGGCAAAAGGCACGAATCGCTTCCGGCATGTCCGGCGGCGCTAAGAACGTCGGATCGTTGGGACGAATAAATGCGGCCAGCGGCTTAGCACTTCCAGCCGCTTGGGTTAAGTGTTCCCAGGAATACGTCGTGCCCGCCAAACTCCAGACCCGTCGACATTCTTGCACCAGCCACAGGCCGACAATGTTTTTCAATAACCGCGTCGTCCCGCCCACGCCCCCTTCGTTGGTGAAATTGAGGGCTAAGCACTTTTCGTTAATTACCGGCCGGGGCATCTCCACGCCCATGATGCTCCACGTGCCGGAGCTAATGTAACACCAATCGGGCCGAGCCCCGGGTTGGCTGGCCGCCGGGACGGCCATTACAGCGCTGGCGGTGTCATGCGTTCCCGGCGCTACGACTTGCACTTTGGCCAACCCTGTCGCGGCGGCGACTTGCGGCAAAAGCGGTCCAAGTTTTGTGCCAGGTTGAATGATGTTGCCTAATATCCGCGTCGGCAAACTCAAACGCTCAAACAATTCCGTTGCCCATCCACCTTGGACCGGATTAAAAAACTGCGTGGTGGTCGCATCGGTCATTTCGTTTCCCTTGACGCCCGTCAGTAGCCAATGAAACAGGTCGGGCATCATGAGCAGCGATTCGGCCATCTCCAGAATCGCCGAGTTCTGCAATTTCATCGCCAACAGTTGATACAGTGTGTTGATCTGCATGAACTGTAAGCCGGTTTGGGCGAAAATTTCTTCCCGCGGCACTCGTGAGAAAGCGCGCTCCAACATGCCATCGGTGCGCGAATCACGGTAGCAAATCGGATTGCCTAGCAACTCGTCGCCCTTCCCCAGTAACCCGAAGTCAACGCCCCACGTATCCACGGCAATGCTAGCGACACGTTCGCCGTGCTTGGCTTTGGTGGCGCGCAATCCCGTGAGAATGTGTTGCCATAATCCCAACAAGTTCCAGTACATCCGCCCGCCGGCCGTAGTCGGGCCATTTTCGAAGCGATAAATTTCTTCCAACGTCAGACGCTTTCCGTCGAACATTGCCGCCAAATGGCGACCGCTGGAAGCGCCTAAATCGATGGGCACAAAACACGTCGAGGGCATGGGCAATGGCTTTCTGATACAAATCCTGGAATTCGGAATGGGTGGCAACGGCAAGCAACATCAAACCGTGCTCGCACCGAATGCGCATCGTGTAACACAAGTTACGGCTCGTCAAGCGATCGAAACCAAGGATATTTAAGGCTTTAAGCCGCTTTCTCAGCTTGGCCGTATCGCCAGAAAAATCTGAATAATCGGGCAAAAAACTGCCGATATTTAGCGGAAGCGACAAATAGTTGACTTTGGTGAGCAACATTAGTATGATTTGGCGGTTCGCGGGCGATCCGCAATCGCCGGGACCATCCTTAACCCGGTGATCTACAATGACTTCTGCAACTATTCCATTCATGTCTGAACCGAGCAGTCCTGTGCCAGTTACGGCTGGGGCGTCCACTCCGGGCCGGACGCCTGCTATACCAGCGGCCTCGCAGACCGATGCCCAGCCGCTGGTGGCCACGGATGAACTGCTCGCGTTTTTGGCCGCGGAAAGCCAGAAGCTCGAATCGGCCACGCCGCAGGAAATTGTTCGCTGGGCGGTCGAGCACTATTTTCCCAAGCTGACCATGGCCACGGCCTTCGGTCCCGAAGGCTGCGCGATCATTCACATGATTGCTCAAGTCGAACCGCGGGTGCATGTGTTCAATCTCGAAACCGGCTACCAATTCAAAGAAACGATGGAGCTGCGCGAAAAAATCGCTCAGCGTTACGGCATCGAAGTCGAGTTCAAACGGCCCGACACCACGGTCGAAGTGTACGAGGCGCTGCACGGCGGCCCGTTGTATAAAACCAACCCCGATCAATGCTGCGCCGACCGCAAAATCAAAGTGCTGAAGGAAGCCGCCAAAGGTTGGCACGCTTGGATGAGCGGCATCCGCCGCGATCAAAGCCCCGACCGCGCCAAAGCGCCCATCGTGGGCTGGGATAAAAAATTCAACCTGGTGAAAATCAGCCCGCTGGCAAACTGGACCAAGAAGGATATTTGGAAACTGATTACCGACGAGAACATTCCGTACAACCCATTGCATGATCAGGGCTATCCCAGCATCGGCTGCTGGCCTTGCACACGGGCTGTCATGTTCGGCGAAGACGAACGCTCCGGCCGTTGGAGCGGCTTCCAAAAAACCGAGTGCGGGTTGCATACGAGTGAGTAAGCCTGCAGCACGCGGCTGGCAGCAGGCAGATTTCTGCATGCCTAGCCGCCTGCTGCCGACTGCCAGCCGCCTTCCAATCAAATGAAATTCTCCGCCAAAACTGAATACGCTTGTCTGGCCGTGCTGGAGTTGGCCCGGGCTTACGAACAAGGCGAGCCGGTGCGCATTCGCACCATTGCCGAGGAGCACGGCATCCCCGCGCGGTTTTTGGTGCAAATTCTGTTGCAGCTCAAAGGGGCTGGGCTGGTCAACAGCACGCGGGGAGCGGCGGGAGGCTATCAACTGATGCGGTCGCCGGAGGAAATCACTTTGGAAGAAGTGATGTCTGTGGCCGATGGCAAGGAAAGGCTGCCTAATCCGGCCGGCGCAAAATCGCCGACCCGCCGAGCCCTGTTGAAAGCCTGGCGCGACGTGGCTCTGGCCCGGCAGGAAATGCTGCGCGACATCACCTTCGCCGACTTGGTCCAGCGTGCCGGCGGCGAAGTCGAGCAGATGTACCATATCTGAATGAGCAGGTGAGCGGGTGAAGAGGTGATGAGGGTGTGCATCGGGCATTTTATCACCTTTGCCCGGGATTTTTTTTCGCCTGACAGAATTGGATGGTTCTGTCCACGATGGGCCTGCGGCAACACGGCCGTATCGGCGGCGCGGGGAGAACGGCCGGTGACAATCATCAGCGAATTGTGGTTCCGGAATTGGCATTTTTCGTGAGTTGTTTGTGGTTCGATCGGTCTGCGGCAGGCAGCAGGCGGCAGACGGCTGGCAGTTGGCGGTTGGCGGTTGGCTGCGACCGACAATTGGCGATCCAGTCGAGCGGTTACGGCTCTAGTCCGCTGCACGCAAAGGTGGCAACATGCGGCCGCTTATTTAAATGCGGTGCCGCGTGGAAGTCGCCTTGATAGCGCACATGCGTACACTATAGGCGGTATCCCTGGCGATTCAAGAGCTTTTTTGGGCCACGTGCGGCCACCATGTGCGATGAAACGATAAGCCCGCTGCAGATGCAAAAGATTCTCTGGCCAAGGGTAAAGTGCGCGCCAGAACCGTCGTAAGCGGGATGGCGCTTCCACCCCCGGGCGGAGCCCGGGGCTAACGGGTCGATTGAAATTGCAAACGGAGTGTCGGTTCACTCCCGGGCGGAGTCCGGGGGTAAAGCCTTGCGTGCTCACTTGCCGGCTTGTTTACGGGCAGTCAGTTTGTGGGAAATTTGATCCAGCAGCATGGCCACCTGCTCGTGAAGTTCCGAGGTTTGGTTGACTACGAGCAAGCCCTTGTAATAAGCAATGCTGCCCGGGCCACCCTGCTCGCTCCAACTTGGGGGCGCTGTCGACGAGGTAATAATGTCGATGAGCTCGTCGGCTGGGCTATCCAAATGTGCGGGGTTGGAAGTTCCTCCACCGATGCCTTTGCCCACTTCCCCGGCTGGTCCGCCAAGTCCCCCGCCGCCACCGGTACCAGCTGCTTTAGTGTCGGCTGCACTTGCTTTGGCGTCGGGCTTGGCAGTGCCTGAAGCTCCACCCATGCCACCGCCAATGCCTCCACCTTCGCCAACGTCGAATGCTCCGCTGCCGCGAACTTCAGCGCGCGGAACAGAAACTCTAGGAAGCGGGTCGGACGCAGATAAAATGTCTTGGCAATCGTACACACGGGTTGTCAGTGTGGTGTCGGCTTTTTCCCGCGTGGTGATGCTAATGATGCCATCGCTGATCGTATAGCTCAAATTCTTCTCTCGCAGGATCAGATCGAGAAATGTCTTCAGTCGAACATGGTGCAAACTCATGGTTACCTGGATCGTGGTTGGATCGAGTCCCGCATCTTTCAAGGCAACCGAATCAAAAACAATTTGCAATTTGGCGAAGTCTGCCAGGTAATCGGCCACGTCCGTTAAGGGTATACCGTCAAATTCAAAGTGACCGAATTGGCTGAGCACGTCTTCGGTTTGGGCATTCAACCGATCCGGCGATTCTCCCGGCACCGGGCCGCTTGGCGTGAAGTTTTTGTGTACTGCGTCCGCCGCTGGCGAATCGGCGGCCACGGTTTTTACAGGATCCACGGCGAATGGATCGGGATTCGGATCGGCCACCGCCCTGGGCATGAGCTTGCCGGCATGATTGTCCGGCCAAACGGCCAAGGCGATGATGAGTGCGGCGGCTAAACCGACGATGGAGGCGAGTGTGCAGCGCATGAGAATTCTCCTGTTCCGGGTTTGGGTGATCTTACTGAACTGGGTCGCCAGGCCGGCGGCGTCGCCAAATTCTTCCAGGGCCATTTGCACGGCCTGGGCCTGTGAAAATCCGCCGCCCATCAGTTCCGCCAAGCGCGATTCGAAATGATCGCGCAATTCTTCGCCGATGGCTTCTCGCTGCTTGGAATTGAGCCGTAGCAAGCGGCCGATCAGCGTCAGGTAGTTTTCAAATTCACGATCGGACATGGGACGGTAAATGACGAATGACGAATAATTGATGAGCGATAAAACGTTTAGCCGCGACCCGATAGGAGCGAGTGATCATGGGGAATGGGGATCGAGGATTGATTGAGTGATGAACGTCGACGGCGAGTGAATGCAGCCCTTATTTTGCAGTCTCACCTTGGGGAAGCACGTCGGCGGAAATCAGGATTTGATAAGAGCCCGCGCTCTCGTCGGGCATACTTTCCACTCCGGTCAGGTTCACGATATCTCCGCGTGCGATACGGATTGTCGACTGTCCGAGGATCGCGATATTGGTTGGCGCCGGCAGTTCCGACCGTTCAGCCGCCTTCAATCCAGGTCCGACCGCGCCATCTTTTACTTGCGCAACTGCTGTCGATTTTTCCGCATCTAAACTCATAATGATGACGTTGCCGGAACTGACACGTGCCTGCACTTGAATGGTCGTGCCAATACTCTCATGGGTGGTGGTCGATGTTCGGTTCGAATTTACGGTGGTTGGGTTGGCAATGCCAGGCCTGCGTTCTCCTTGTTCTGCAAACGCAGGCTGATTGTCCGAGCACGTCAATTGGAAGTGATTTGTAACGGCCGCTTTTCCTTCTCTCTCCAACTGAAGTAATTGGTTAAGGACTGCGGTGCGCCGACCTGCTTGTAAAAACTCCGTTTCCGGCTGCAATTTGACGAACCAGACATCGACGGCAATTGAAGGGTAAGGGCTATCTATTTCCGCGATCAGGTTCGAAATTTCTTTGAGCGTCTCCGGCGGCGCAGAAACGAGCAAGCTGTTGGAAGTAGGTTCAGCAACCACCAAAGCTCCCGTGCCATCGCCGGGGGGATACGCTTTCGTGAGCGTGCCGGCGATATTGGAGCAGAACACGTTTTGAAGCCGAAAGAGATGTCTTTGCTGTTGGTTCTCGCTCCGTTGAGCAGCCGACGTTTGCGGCTTCTCGAGCGATTGGGCCTCTGCTCGGTCGATCATTTTGGGAGCATGATTATCGGGCCACACTGCCAACGCCAAAAATACCGCCGCCGCTAAGCCGAGGACTGATGCAATTGTGCAGCGCATGAGAATTCTCCTTTTCCGGGTTTGGGAAATTTTGCTGAACTGCGTCGCCAGGCCGGCGGCATCGCCGAATTCTTCCAAGGCAATTTGCACAGCCCGCTCGTGCGTAAAACCGCTACCCATCAGTTCCGCCAGGCGCGATTCGAAATGATCGCGCAATTCCTCGCCAATGGCTTCCCGCTGCTTGGAATTGAGCCGCAGCAAACGGCCGATCAGCGTCAAGTAATTTTCAAATTCGCGGTCGGACATGGGGGAACATTAAATGACGAATGACGAATGTCGAATGTCGAATAATTGATGCGTGATAAAACGTTTAGCCGCGAGGCGCAGTCCGCGGAGCGGAGCGCTTTGTCAGTTGAACGGTTATGTTGATTCCGTCGCCATGCCCGAGCGGGCAATGACCGACATCGAAGGAAGTAATTGTTTCAAGCACGCCACGTAACTGTGCCACTCGCTGGCTTGCTGATGCATCCGGCGGTGACCGGCGGCGGTTAGCTCGTACCATTTGCGGCCACGGCCGGTGGACCGTTCCCACCGGCTGCGGATCAGCTTGTCCGATTCCAAGCGGTGCAACAGCGGATACAGCGTGCCGGCCTGCAATTGGACCGCCTGATTGCTGGCATCGGCCAATCGTTTTTGAATCGAGTAACCGTACATCGCCTCGTCGGCGAGGACCGACAGAATCATCAAATCCAAACTTCCGCGTAACAATTCGCTGCTGAGTTTACCGGCCATGGTGAGGGGCTCCGTGTATGGCTGTCTCTGGCGAGACAGGTGCGAGTCTCGGAGAGACTTTACGTGGCGCTTCACGTAGCCGCGTTTCTCCGAAACGCGACCGCGAGTCTCGGAGAGACTCGCCTACGTGAATAGCCTACGTGAATAGGTTGTAACCCGATATATAGCGAATCTATATATCGGTGTCAAGCGTTGGGCGCGGATTTTTTTGGGGGAGTGAAAAACGCATGGGAGCGCAATCCTCCGGTAGAACCGGGGGGCTATTGGGGCGTAACGAATCGCCTGCGCTAACGCAATTCGCGGGGAGAGCCCGGGGCTAATGAGCCGGCGATTCGGGGCGTTGACGGCGGTGATGCGTTGCCGGAAAATCGTGGTTCGCGGCTGGCATAACCCGACGCACAGAATCGCGCTACATAAGAAAATGGTCGTCAAACATCCACAAACGAGGTGCTGATATGTCGCAAAACACGATCTGCTGGACCGATATTCCGGTGACGAATTTGGACCGGGCCATCAAGTTTTATTCCGCCGTGCTGAAAGGGG
This portion of the Pirellulales bacterium genome encodes:
- a CDS encoding phosphoadenylyl-sulfate reductase — protein: MSEPSSPVPVTAGASTPGRTPAIPAASQTDAQPLVATDELLAFLAAESQKLESATPQEIVRWAVEHYFPKLTMATAFGPEGCAIIHMIAQVEPRVHVFNLETGYQFKETMELREKIAQRYGIEVEFKRPDTTVEVYEALHGGPLYKTNPDQCCADRKIKVLKEAAKGWHAWMSGIRRDQSPDRAKAPIVGWDKKFNLVKISPLANWTKKDIWKLITDENIPYNPLHDQGYPSIGCWPCTRAVMFGEDERSGRWSGFQKTECGLHTSE
- a CDS encoding helix-turn-helix transcriptional regulator; this encodes MAGKLSSELLRGSLDLMILSVLADEAMYGYSIQKRLADASNQAVQLQAGTLYPLLHRLESDKLIRSRWERSTGRGRKWYELTAAGHRRMHQQASEWHSYVACLKQLLPSMSVIARSGMATEST
- a CDS encoding type II secretion system protein: MRYRNGFTLVELLVVIAIVGLLIALLLPAMQRARAAARRLQCLSNLHQIGLGLMQYVGVHRGHFPWTYHGDPTNTYHSDNTLSWILTLAPYLENVDNMRLCPEDPLGTQRVEADASGSPGTSYVINEYVSYPTPDGHAVLNINEMLSSHSVIILFEGADTGRAATDDHVHTSTWYAPSDIVRGRVWNVITGEVNPAQHSDCANYLYADGHAETVSLPMFSSWVQQDIQNYLNGHPTNFARPLSN
- a CDS encoding rhamnulokinase family protein; translated protein: MPSTCFVPIDLGASSGRHLAAMFDGKRLTLEEIYRFENGPTTAGGRMYWNLLGLWQHILTGLRATKAKHGERVASIAVDTWGVDFGLLGKGDELLGNPICYRDSRTDGMLERAFSRVPREEIFAQTGLQFMQINTLYQLLAMKLQNSAILEMAESLLMMPDLFHWLLTGVKGNEMTDATTTQFFNPVQGGWATELFERLSLPTRILGNIIQPGTKLGPLLPQVAAATGLAKVQVVAPGTHDTASAVMAVPAASQPGARPDWCYISSGTWSIMGVEMPRPVINEKCLALNFTNEGGVGGTTRLLKNIVGLWLVQECRRVWSLAGTTYSWEHLTQAAGSAKPLAAFIRPNDPTFLAPPDMPEAIRAFCQRTGQTAPADEGAVIRCALESLALLYRGTLESLEQLIGGRIETIHIVGGGTQNRQLCQMTADACQRRVVAGPVEATAIGNALMQAVAASEIGSIAQAREIVRRSFQVEEYQLQNAAAWKEAYERFLALRET
- a CDS encoding permease prefix domain 1-containing protein produces the protein MSDREFENYLTLIGRLLRLNSKQREAIGEELRDHFESRLAELMGGGFSQAQAVQMALEEFGDAAGLATQFSKITQTRNRRILMRCTLASIVGLAAALIIALAVWPDNHAGKLMPRAVADPNPDPFAVDPVKTVAADSPAADAVHKNFTPSGPVPGESPDRLNAQTEDVLSQFGHFEFDGIPLTDVADYLADFAKLQIVFDSVALKDAGLDPTTIQVTMSLHHVRLKTFLDLILREKNLSYTISDGIISITTREKADTTLTTRVYDCQDILSASDPLPRVSVPRAEVRGSGAFDVGEGGGIGGGMGGASGTAKPDAKASAADTKAAGTGGGGGLGGPAGEVGKGIGGGTSNPAHLDSPADELIDIITSSTAPPSWSEQGGPGSIAYYKGLLVVNQTSELHEQVAMLLDQISHKLTARKQAGK
- a CDS encoding Rrf2 family transcriptional regulator, with the protein product MKFSAKTEYACLAVLELARAYEQGEPVRIRTIAEEHGIPARFLVQILLQLKGAGLVNSTRGAAGGYQLMRSPEEITLEEVMSVADGKERLPNPAGAKSPTRRALLKAWRDVALARQEMLRDITFADLVQRAGGEVEQMYHI
- a CDS encoding permease prefix domain 1-containing protein produces the protein MSDREFENYLTLIGRLLRLNSKQREAIGEELRDHFESRLAELMGSGFTHERAVQIALEEFGDAAGLATQFSKISQTRKRRILMRCTIASVLGLAAAVFLALAVWPDNHAPKMIDRAEAQSLEKPQTSAAQRSENQQQRHLFRLQNVFCSNIAGTLTKAYPPGDGTGALVVAEPTSNSLLVSAPPETLKEISNLIAEIDSPYPSIAVDVWFVKLQPETEFLQAGRRTAVLNQLLQLEREGKAAVTNHFQLTCSDNQPAFAEQGERRPGIANPTTVNSNRTSTTTHESIGTTIQVQARVSSGNVIIMSLDAEKSTAVAQVKDGAVGPGLKAAERSELPAPTNIAILGQSTIRIARGDIVNLTGVESMPDESAGSYQILISADVLPQGETAK
- a CDS encoding thiamine pyrophosphate-dependent enzyme; the encoded protein is MTKGTEAAPGSQSITGLSIGAYIIRRLQDYGVRHVFGIPGDYVLGFYKMLSESPIQTLNCTREDCAGFAADAYARVNGMGAVCVTYCVGGLSLCNSIAGAYAEKSPVVVISGAPGLGERINNPLLHHKVRDFHTQSEVFEKLCIAGAELDDTNEAFREIDRVLDAAARHKRPVYLELPRDMVGVVPEKPHQFRQAEAVSNQEALNESVEEAVSWISSCRKAVIIAGVEIHRFGLQDDVLALAEKSNIAVAATMLGKSVVSEVHPLYVGLYEGALGREEVTRFVEESDCVILLGTFMTDINLGIYTANLNPAKCVYATSEQLRIRHHHFHGVQLGDFIRALAARHPTPPQRVLPPNPKLNSEHFSVRVDAPITIRRLTERLNQMLNDQTVVIADIGDSLFAATELIVRERTEFISPAYYTSMGFAVPAALGVHVARADRRAVVIVGDGAFQMTGMELSTLVRYRFPTIIVLLDNGGYGTERFLHPQCNFNDVHPWRYHKLPEALGGGTGYEVRTEGELDEALKRAWADTSGPSLIQVHIDTGDISTALRRLSERLSKRV